One Hemiscyllium ocellatum isolate sHemOce1 chromosome 45, sHemOce1.pat.X.cur, whole genome shotgun sequence genomic region harbors:
- the cdc37 gene encoding hsp90 co-chaperone Cdc37 yields the protein MVDYSVWDHIEVSDDEDDTHPNIDTASLFRWRHQARIERMEEAQKEREEYEKACGDCKRKLSECQKKLKDLQLLETDDAKKEIEKLQAELKQLKKDEKEWDKKGASLKKKEKAMPWNVDTLSKEGFSKSVINITPESSKVETEEDKEKKHKTFVEKYEKQIKHFGMLSRWDDSQKYLSDNPHLVCEETANYLVIWCIDLEVEEKHALMEQVAHQTIVMQFILELAKSLKVDPRACFRQFFAKIKTADKQYIEAFNDELGAFKERVKGRAQARIEKAMKEYEEEERQKRLGPGGLDPVEVYESLPDEMKNCFDSKDIQLLQDVISKMDPTEAKYHMQRCIDSGLWIPNAKAAEEEGEKSKEDEDPVYEEVKKESSEEK from the exons GCTCGGATTGAGCGGATGGAGGAAGCGCAGAAAGAGCGAGAGGAATACGAGAAGGCATGCGGGGATTGTAAGCGTAAACTCAGTGAATGCCAGAAGAAGTTGAAGGatttgcagctgctggaaacagACGATGCAAAGAAAGAGATTGAAAAGTTACAAGCTGAACTCAAACAACTGAAAAAGGATGAGAAGGAATGGGATAAGAAAGGGGCATCgctgaagaagaaagaaaaagcaatgCCCTGGAATGTAGATACACTGAGTAAAGAGGGATTCAGCAAG AGTGTTATCAATATCACTCCAGAATCGAGCAAGGTCGAAACAGAggaagacaaagaaaaaaaacacaagacaTTTGTTGAAAAATATGAGAAACAGATCAAGCACtttg GCATGTTAAGTCGTTGGGATGACAGCCAGAAGTACCTATCTGATAACCCCCACCTTGTGTGTGAGGAGACTGCCAACTACCTTGTCATCTGGTGCATTGATTTAGAAGTTGAAGAG AAGCATGCCCTGATGGAGCAGGTAGCTCACCAGACCATCGTGATGCAGTTTATCCTGGAATTAGCCAAGAGCCTTAAGGTGGATCCCAGAGCTTGTTTCCGACAGTTCTTCGCCAAAATCAAG ACAGCAGATAAACAATACATTGAGGCATTTAACGATGAGCTGGGAGCGTTCAAGGAGAGGGTTAAAGGTCGAGCTCAGGCAAGGATCGAGAAGGCAATGAAGGAATATGAAGAGGAGGAACGACAGAAGCGGCTGGGACCTGGTGGGCTTGATCCTGTGGAGGTCTACGAAAGCCTTCCTGAC gAGATGAAGAATTGCTTTGATTCAAAAGATATCCAACTTTTACAGGATGTCATTAGCAAAATGGACCCAACG GAAGCCAAGTACCACATGCAACGCTGCATTGACTCTGGGCTGTGGATTCCAAATGCAAAGGCTGCAGAGGAGGAAGGAGAGAAGAGCAAGGAAGATGAGGATCCTGtgtatgaagaagttaaaaaggaAAGCAGTGAGGAAAAATAA